The Porphyrobacter sp. HT-58-2 genome has a window encoding:
- a CDS encoding CheR family methyltransferase, with product MDASEASHQIIADLLEARTGQHLTESRRWRVNSALAGIFRAHGISNVDQLVCLLADPGTADLAQEVVEALLNNETYFFRDKPTFDQLPAEILPELAERRRDVRRLSIWSAGCSTGQEVYSLAMIFAEQKERWQGWTIDIIGTDVSHRAINAARSGIYSQFEVQRGLGVTQMLRHFEETPRGWQVRQEARAMVRFVQHNMLGPHPGRIPFDLVLCRNVLLYFDRATRTEAFARLSGAVMPDGFLMLGAGETVVGQTDRFVPTSRRASFFEPACAQPTVTLRKTA from the coding sequence ATGGACGCCAGCGAAGCCTCCCACCAGATCATAGCCGATCTGCTCGAAGCCCGCACCGGTCAGCACCTGACCGAGAGCCGGCGCTGGCGCGTCAATTCGGCGCTCGCCGGGATTTTCCGCGCGCATGGCATCAGCAATGTCGATCAGCTCGTCTGCCTGCTCGCTGATCCCGGCACCGCCGACCTTGCACAGGAAGTGGTCGAGGCGCTGCTCAACAACGAGACCTATTTCTTCCGCGACAAGCCGACCTTCGACCAGCTCCCCGCCGAAATCCTGCCCGAACTGGCCGAACGCCGCCGCGACGTGCGCCGCCTGTCGATCTGGTCGGCAGGCTGTTCGACCGGGCAGGAGGTCTATTCGCTGGCGATGATCTTTGCCGAACAGAAGGAACGCTGGCAGGGTTGGACCATCGACATCATCGGCACCGATGTCTCGCACCGCGCGATCAACGCCGCGCGCAGCGGCATCTACAGCCAGTTCGAAGTCCAGCGCGGGCTGGGCGTGACACAGATGCTCCGCCATTTCGAGGAGACCCCGCGCGGCTGGCAAGTGCGGCAGGAGGCCCGCGCGATGGTGCGCTTTGTCCAGCACAACATGCTCGGCCCGCACCCCGGACGGATCCCGTTCGACCTCGTGCTGTGCCGCAACGTGCTGCTCTATTTCGATCGCGCCACCCGCACCGAAGCCTTTGCCCGCCTGTCCGGTGCGGTGATGCCCGATGGCTTCCTGATGCTGGGCGCGGGCGAGACAGTGGTTGGCCAGACCGACCGCTTCGTGCCCACCTCACGCCGCGCAAGCTTCTTTGAACCAGCCTGCGCGCAACCCACCGTAACATTGCGCAAAACGGCCTGA